The following proteins are encoded in a genomic region of Candidatus Kryptobacter tengchongensis:
- a CDS encoding BadF-type ATPase — MSGYLIGIDGGGTKTHGIIADFNCNAIAEAIGGSANFQMLGVEPVAKLLVNLIYELVDKAGCKISDVKLAVLGLTGAGREKDREKIYNGLINFAKDNNLSLPEIIIETDARIALEGAFMGKAGIILIAGTGSVMFAKDIDGKIHRVGGWGRFIGDEGSAFVMGREALRAVAKYVDGRGEETILKSLIFDEFNITDLMQIVSEIYSGKFDIAKVAPIVMKAVEMGDAVAKKILDQACDELLAHVKAMLNKAKFGETVKLSLIGGVLQSDNYVSRKLREMIKVELPQVDLIEPMASPAHGAVVYAKNLIKNKSLN, encoded by the coding sequence GTGTCTGGATACCTGATAGGAATTGATGGCGGAGGAACAAAGACGCACGGGATTATAGCTGATTTTAATTGCAATGCTATAGCTGAAGCCATCGGTGGCTCGGCAAATTTTCAAATGCTCGGGGTTGAACCCGTTGCTAAATTGCTTGTTAACTTGATATATGAACTTGTTGATAAGGCTGGATGTAAAATTTCGGATGTTAAACTTGCAGTGCTTGGTCTTACAGGTGCAGGCAGGGAAAAGGATAGGGAAAAAATCTATAATGGTTTGATTAATTTTGCAAAAGATAATAATTTGTCTCTTCCAGAGATAATTATAGAGACAGATGCGAGGATTGCTCTTGAAGGTGCCTTTATGGGGAAAGCAGGGATAATTTTAATAGCTGGAACTGGTTCTGTTATGTTTGCTAAAGATATAGATGGTAAAATTCATAGAGTTGGGGGATGGGGAAGATTTATAGGGGATGAGGGGAGCGCCTTCGTTATGGGGCGTGAAGCTTTAAGGGCTGTGGCAAAATATGTTGATGGAAGAGGTGAAGAAACAATCTTAAAAAGTTTGATCTTTGATGAGTTTAATATAACAGATTTAATGCAGATTGTTAGTGAAATTTATTCAGGGAAATTTGATATAGCGAAGGTTGCACCAATTGTGATGAAAGCAGTTGAAATGGGGGATGCAGTTGCTAAAAAAATTCTTGATCAGGCGTGTGATGAACTTTTAGCTCATGTAAAAGCGATGCTTAATAAAGCTAAATTTGGTGAAACCGTCAAACTTTCTCTGATCGGTGGTGTTCTTCAAAGCGATAACTATGTTTCAAGAAAGTTAAGGGAGATGATTAAGGTTGAACTTCCTCAAGTTGATTTAATTGAGCCAATGGCTTCGCCAGCACATGGGGCTGTGGTTTATGCAAAAAACTTGATTAAAAATAAATCATTGAATTAA
- a CDS encoding beta-glucosidase codes for MRKTILLFLALALSMVLLSIVITKVAGNVRKDMFLSQQSQQNKKKKVDLTNLTKDQWVNHWMKKLTLEEKVAQMIMPDARGVFLARDNKEFKRLVRYVKDKKVGGLIFFRGDVYETAEMINYFQKIAEIPLLISADFEWGTAMRLDNTTHFPPAMGIAATGKPEYAYEVGKITAIEGRAIGIHQNYAPTVDVNNNYKNPIINIRSFGETPEIVSKFAVEFIRGLQEGGMIATAKHFPGHGDTDVDSHLDLPVINYSKSRLDSIELPPFKESIKAGVKSIMVAHIFYPQIDTGRGLPSTLSYNIVTGILKKELGFKGLIVTDAMTMRGVTKLYSNALASVLAVKAGNDIILIPPDVEEAIDAIVKAVKRGDIPEERINESVRKILEFKYDLGLHRNRFVDLSKIPELVATEEHLRKAKDISRASITVVKNDNVLPLMQFDSKKILLITLVDSNDPNSGSSFVSEIAKRYDNISFERVDLRSTIDELNAILSKLNNFDLVIVSAYVRVRAYQASLSLPEKQAKFLKQVVDSGKPVILISFGNPYIVIDYPSVKAYICSYSDAQPVVEATAEVLFGEISPQGKLPISIPGFARLGTGLSYPQTTLRYGYPDEAGLDANKLAKLDTIMEKAIQDSVTPGAVLLVARNGVIAYHKAFGTYSYDPYSRKVNPGSIYDMASITKVAATTISIMKLYDEGKIDLDDPVAKYIPKFAQNGKGGVTIKNLLLHNSGLPSWKPFFKLCKTPNEILDSIYAQPLVYKTGDSTVYSDLGFITLGKIVEVVTGMPLEQYVSKTFYIPLGMKSTTFLPPKGWIDNIAPTEYDSSLGGFVHGVVHDENARALGGVSGHAGLFSNARDLAVLMQMILNRGEYGGKRFFKNETVELFIKRWANNRGLGWDNALSPYGKSALDGAFGENAFGHTGFTGTSVYVYPEKNLIAVLLTNRVHPTRANNKHIQLRKIVHKAIAEAISSP; via the coding sequence ATGAGGAAAACAATTTTGTTATTTCTCGCTCTCGCTCTTTCAATGGTTCTGTTGTCAATCGTGATCACTAAAGTAGCAGGCAATGTGAGGAAAGATATGTTTCTATCGCAACAATCCCAGCAGAATAAAAAGAAAAAAGTTGACTTAACTAACTTGACGAAAGATCAATGGGTAAATCATTGGATGAAAAAGTTAACACTTGAAGAGAAGGTTGCGCAGATGATAATGCCAGATGCTCGTGGGGTTTTTCTCGCACGAGATAATAAAGAGTTTAAACGGTTGGTTCGCTATGTTAAGGATAAAAAAGTTGGGGGTTTGATTTTCTTTCGTGGGGATGTTTATGAAACAGCTGAGATGATAAATTACTTCCAAAAAATTGCTGAAATTCCGCTTTTGATCTCAGCTGATTTTGAATGGGGGACGGCAATGCGCCTTGACAATACAACTCACTTCCCACCAGCAATGGGAATTGCTGCTACTGGAAAACCTGAATACGCCTATGAAGTAGGGAAAATAACCGCAATAGAAGGACGAGCAATTGGTATTCATCAAAATTATGCTCCAACCGTTGATGTAAATAATAACTATAAAAACCCAATTATTAACATTCGCTCTTTTGGTGAAACTCCCGAAATAGTTTCAAAATTTGCAGTTGAATTTATCCGTGGACTTCAAGAGGGTGGGATGATTGCAACCGCCAAGCATTTCCCTGGTCATGGCGATACAGATGTTGATTCACATCTTGATCTACCTGTTATCAATTATTCAAAATCAAGGTTAGATTCAATTGAGTTACCACCATTCAAAGAATCTATAAAAGCTGGGGTTAAGTCAATAATGGTTGCACATATTTTTTACCCTCAAATAGATACAGGCAGAGGCTTGCCATCCACCTTATCGTATAACATTGTAACTGGAATTTTGAAGAAAGAACTCGGTTTTAAAGGTTTAATTGTAACTGATGCAATGACGATGCGAGGCGTAACGAAACTTTATTCAAATGCCCTTGCTTCTGTCCTTGCTGTTAAAGCTGGAAATGATATAATTTTAATCCCGCCCGATGTTGAGGAGGCAATTGATGCTATCGTAAAAGCTGTAAAGAGAGGAGATATACCTGAGGAAAGAATAAATGAATCTGTAAGGAAAATACTTGAATTCAAATATGACCTTGGTTTGCACAGGAATAGATTTGTTGATTTAAGTAAAATACCTGAACTTGTCGCCACGGAAGAGCATCTTAGGAAAGCGAAGGATATATCGCGGGCTTCAATTACCGTCGTCAAGAATGATAATGTTTTGCCTTTGATGCAGTTTGATAGCAAGAAAATTTTGCTTATAACTTTGGTGGATTCAAACGACCCGAATAGTGGAAGTTCCTTTGTTTCGGAGATTGCAAAAAGATACGATAATATCTCATTTGAAAGAGTTGATTTAAGAAGCACAATTGATGAACTTAATGCTATACTTTCAAAGTTAAATAACTTTGACCTTGTTATAGTTTCAGCTTATGTTCGTGTTAGAGCATATCAAGCGTCGCTTTCGCTGCCGGAAAAACAAGCGAAATTTTTAAAGCAAGTTGTTGATTCTGGGAAACCTGTTATTTTGATATCTTTTGGCAATCCGTACATTGTCATTGATTATCCAAGTGTAAAAGCTTATATTTGCTCGTATTCTGATGCTCAGCCTGTTGTTGAGGCGACAGCCGAAGTTTTGTTTGGTGAAATTTCACCTCAGGGGAAATTACCCATTAGCATTCCGGGGTTTGCAAGGCTTGGAACTGGATTAAGTTATCCTCAAACAACGCTTCGTTATGGTTATCCTGATGAGGCTGGGCTTGACGCGAATAAACTTGCAAAACTTGATACTATAATGGAAAAAGCAATTCAGGATTCGGTGACGCCTGGAGCTGTGCTTCTTGTTGCAAGAAATGGTGTTATAGCATATCATAAGGCTTTTGGAACTTATAGCTATGACCCCTATTCAAGGAAAGTTAATCCTGGTTCAATTTATGATATGGCTTCTATCACCAAGGTTGCCGCAACTACAATTTCAATTATGAAACTTTATGATGAGGGTAAAATTGATCTTGATGATCCTGTTGCGAAGTATATCCCAAAGTTTGCTCAAAATGGAAAGGGGGGTGTCACAATTAAAAATTTGCTTCTTCACAATAGTGGTCTTCCGTCTTGGAAACCATTTTTTAAACTTTGTAAAACGCCCAATGAGATTCTTGATTCAATTTATGCTCAACCTCTTGTTTATAAAACAGGTGATTCAACTGTTTACAGCGATCTTGGTTTTATAACGCTTGGAAAAATTGTTGAAGTTGTTACAGGAATGCCATTGGAGCAATATGTCAGTAAGACTTTTTACATCCCGCTTGGGATGAAATCAACAACTTTTCTTCCTCCTAAGGGATGGATTGATAATATTGCTCCTACCGAATATGATAGTTCGCTTGGTGGATTTGTTCACGGAGTTGTTCATGATGAGAACGCCAGAGCTCTTGGTGGGGTTTCGGGACACGCCGGATTATTTTCAAATGCGCGAGATCTTGCTGTGCTTATGCAAATGATTTTGAATAGGGGTGAATACGGAGGTAAGAGATTTTTCAAAAATGAAACAGTTGAGCTTTTCATAAAAAGGTGGGCTAATAACCGTGGGCTTGGCTGGGATAATGCTCTCTCACCCTACGGTAAAAGCGCACTGGATGGAGCTTTCGGTGAAAATGCCTTTGGACATACGGGTTTCACAGGAACATCTGTATATGTTTACCCGGAGAAAAATCTAATCGCTGTCCTTTTGACAAATCGCGTTCATCCAACAAGAGCAAACAATAAACATATTCAGCTAAGGAAAATTGTTCATAAGGCAATTGCAGAGGCAATTTCATCACCTTAA
- a CDS encoding Na+/proline symporter: protein MHLIDWAIIVLYFVLSIGIGIYYSKRAGKNISEFFLSGRNLPWWLAGTSMVATTFAADTPLAVTELVAKNGIAGNWLWWNFLFGSMLTVFFFARLWRRAGILTDVEFVELRYSGKPASFLRGFKALYLGLFINTVIIGWVNVAMISILTGFFGVPEEMVRYYVFGAMLIVAIYSALSGLWGVAVTDAVQFVIAMSGTIILAVVVVNLPQINGIAGLKERLPEWVFKFTPVIGAEKEIAYGGVLALTIPSFIAYIFIQWWASWYPGAEPGGGGYVAQRMMSAKDEKHSLLATLWFTVAHYCIRPWPWIIVGLATIVLYPELGIDDKKLGYIYAMRDFLPTGLKGLLVAAFFAAYMSTIATHLNWGTSYVINDFYKRFIKRDASEKHYVFISRIATLLVMIASVLITLIIKTISGAWQFIIEASAGLGLVLILRWYWWRINAWSEIVAMIAPFFGYAYIKLYTKISFPETLFYIVAFTTLSWLVATFITKPVDKEHLINFYRRVHPGGIGWKKISQLVPEVKSDPGFIYLFIDWISGVVLVYMMLFGIGKIVLGEYLGGVIYILIGLSAGLVIYFDLSRRGWEKAIE from the coding sequence ATGCATCTTATTGACTGGGCTATCATTGTTTTATATTTTGTTTTAAGCATTGGTATTGGAATTTACTATTCAAAAAGAGCTGGTAAAAACATAAGTGAATTTTTTCTCTCGGGGAGAAACCTACCTTGGTGGCTTGCCGGGACATCAATGGTTGCAACGACATTTGCTGCCGATACACCTCTTGCGGTGACCGAGCTTGTCGCTAAAAATGGAATAGCTGGAAACTGGCTTTGGTGGAACTTTCTCTTCGGTTCAATGTTGACTGTCTTCTTCTTCGCAAGGTTATGGAGAAGAGCTGGTATTCTAACAGATGTTGAATTCGTTGAACTAAGATATTCGGGTAAACCGGCATCCTTCCTTCGCGGGTTTAAAGCACTTTATCTTGGTTTGTTTATTAACACTGTGATAATTGGCTGGGTAAATGTTGCGATGATTTCAATCCTTACAGGATTTTTTGGGGTTCCAGAGGAAATGGTAAGATATTATGTCTTTGGTGCTATGTTGATAGTTGCAATTTATTCTGCTCTTTCGGGGCTTTGGGGGGTTGCAGTTACAGATGCGGTTCAGTTTGTAATAGCAATGTCAGGCACAATAATTCTTGCGGTGGTTGTTGTTAATCTACCTCAAATAAATGGAATCGCTGGGTTGAAAGAACGTCTCCCGGAATGGGTTTTTAAATTTACGCCTGTTATCGGTGCTGAAAAGGAGATCGCCTATGGTGGGGTTTTGGCTTTGACAATCCCATCTTTTATCGCTTATATTTTTATTCAATGGTGGGCTTCCTGGTATCCAGGGGCTGAACCAGGTGGAGGCGGTTATGTTGCCCAAAGAATGATGTCAGCAAAAGATGAAAAACATTCTTTACTTGCGACTCTTTGGTTTACCGTTGCACATTACTGTATAAGACCATGGCCGTGGATAATTGTAGGGCTTGCAACTATTGTTCTCTACCCTGAACTCGGGATTGATGATAAAAAACTTGGATATATCTACGCAATGAGAGATTTTCTCCCCACAGGATTAAAGGGTCTGCTTGTAGCTGCGTTTTTCGCCGCTTATATGTCAACCATAGCAACGCACTTAAACTGGGGCACATCTTATGTGATAAACGACTTCTATAAAAGATTTATAAAAAGAGATGCAAGTGAAAAACATTATGTCTTTATATCAAGGATTGCAACGCTTCTTGTGATGATTGCCTCCGTTTTGATAACCCTGATAATAAAAACGATTTCAGGGGCATGGCAATTCATAATTGAAGCAAGCGCTGGGCTTGGGCTTGTGTTGATTTTGAGATGGTATTGGTGGAGAATAAATGCCTGGAGCGAAATTGTCGCAATGATTGCTCCCTTTTTCGGTTACGCTTATATAAAACTTTACACAAAAATAAGTTTTCCCGAGACGCTTTTCTATATCGTTGCTTTTACAACGCTCTCCTGGCTTGTAGCGACATTTATAACAAAACCCGTTGATAAGGAACATCTTATCAATTTTTATCGCCGTGTTCATCCAGGTGGGATTGGATGGAAAAAAATATCTCAACTTGTCCCGGAAGTTAAATCTGATCCTGGGTTTATCTATTTGTTTATTGATTGGATAAGCGGTGTTGTTTTAGTTTACATGATGTTGTTTGGAATTGGCAAGATAGTTCTTGGCGAATATCTTGGTGGTGTGATTTATATTTTGATTGGTCTTTCTGCTGGATTGGTAATTTACTTTGATTTATCAAGACGTGGATGGGAAAAAGCTATTGAATGA
- a CDS encoding DNA polymerase I has protein sequence MAKKEKLFLLDGTALAYRAYYAFIGRPLVTSGGMNVSAIYGFTNSLIKILEEEKPDYIAVVFDSGQPTFRHEMHPEYKATREKMPEDMAIQLQKLKEVIEAFNVPIIEVPGYEADDVMGTLAKVAESKGIETYLVTGDKDFLQLVSPMVKIYKPTKGLADIEIVDVEKVKQEWGVTPEQIVDVLGLMGDKVDNVPGVPGIGEKTAIQLIKEFGSIENLIQNVDKIPTQKIKENIKSSIDKAKLSKALVTIKTDIPLGIEIYSLKAKEPNRDKLAELFYELEFKSLIRKLGLTSAVREVEEEKVEEEKKPIKYDSIKTKPHQYHIIKSIDELKELVEKLKSSDLVSFDTESTGIEPLNAELIGMSFAIKPGEAYYLPVSVETEASDSLFEPEKKKKTSGIELETVLKYVKPVLENPVIKKCGQNLKYDILLMSKYGVWIEGISFDTMVAGYILNPESSHTLEVLAKEYLKYQVIPISQLIGEGRYQRKMSEVPVEKVAEYACEDADITLQLVDKLKDELEKRDQLKLCEEVEFPLVEVLAHMEFSGVRLDTELLREMSKELDRMLDNLTHEIYHLAGIEFNINSPQQLADVLFKKLKLPPVKTTKTGYSTDVEVLEELAKEHPIAEKLLEYRQIQKLKSTYVDALPKLVNPKTGRVHTSFNQTGTATGRLSSSDPNLQNIPIRTEIGREIRKAFVPSEADWFIMSADYSQIELRIMAHLSGDENLISAFRKGLDIHSSTAASVFGVKPEDVNYEMRRKAKEVNFGIMYGISPYGLSQRLGIPQPEAKKIIDTYFQKFPKVKEYIDKTIEEARQKGYVTTLLGRRRYVPDINSRNRTVREFAERTAINMRIQGTAADLIKLAMVRIYNEMKKRKFKSKMILQVHDELVFDVAPDEIHTLKEIVQDKMQNALQLDVPLVVELGIGKNWYEAHE, from the coding sequence ATGGCAAAAAAAGAAAAACTTTTTCTTCTTGACGGAACTGCGCTTGCGTATAGGGCTTATTATGCATTTATTGGGAGACCGCTTGTTACATCTGGTGGAATGAATGTAAGCGCAATTTACGGTTTTACAAATTCATTGATCAAGATTCTTGAGGAGGAAAAACCTGATTACATCGCTGTTGTTTTTGATTCAGGTCAGCCAACCTTCAGACATGAGATGCACCCTGAATATAAAGCAACTCGTGAGAAAATGCCCGAGGATATGGCAATTCAACTTCAGAAATTGAAAGAGGTGATTGAAGCTTTCAATGTTCCAATCATTGAAGTCCCGGGATACGAAGCTGATGATGTTATGGGAACGCTTGCGAAAGTTGCTGAGTCAAAGGGAATTGAAACATATCTTGTCACGGGCGATAAAGATTTTCTTCAGCTTGTTTCACCAATGGTAAAAATTTACAAACCAACGAAAGGACTTGCTGATATTGAGATAGTTGATGTTGAAAAAGTTAAACAAGAATGGGGAGTTACCCCAGAGCAAATTGTTGATGTGCTTGGGCTTATGGGAGATAAGGTTGATAATGTCCCGGGGGTTCCCGGAATAGGTGAGAAAACAGCAATTCAGCTTATAAAAGAGTTTGGCTCAATTGAAAATCTTATCCAAAATGTTGATAAAATTCCAACTCAGAAGATAAAAGAAAACATCAAAAGTTCTATAGATAAGGCTAAGCTGTCAAAGGCTCTTGTCACAATAAAAACGGATATCCCACTTGGTATAGAAATTTACTCGCTTAAGGCTAAAGAACCAAACAGAGATAAGCTTGCTGAACTTTTTTACGAGCTTGAATTTAAAAGCTTGATAAGAAAGCTTGGTCTTACATCAGCAGTAAGAGAAGTTGAGGAGGAAAAGGTTGAGGAGGAGAAAAAGCCGATAAAATATGATTCAATAAAAACCAAACCGCATCAGTATCATATAATTAAAAGCATTGACGAATTAAAAGAGCTTGTTGAAAAGTTAAAGTCGTCGGATTTGGTTTCATTTGATACGGAATCAACGGGGATAGAGCCACTTAATGCAGAACTTATAGGAATGTCATTTGCGATAAAGCCCGGGGAGGCATATTATCTTCCTGTCTCGGTTGAAACCGAAGCTTCAGATTCTCTCTTTGAGCCAGAGAAGAAGAAAAAAACATCTGGGATAGAGCTTGAAACAGTTTTAAAATATGTTAAACCAGTTCTTGAAAATCCGGTGATAAAAAAGTGCGGGCAAAATTTAAAGTATGACATTCTCTTGATGTCAAAATATGGAGTCTGGATTGAGGGGATAAGTTTTGATACGATGGTTGCGGGATATATCCTTAACCCTGAAAGTTCCCACACACTGGAGGTTCTTGCGAAGGAATATCTGAAGTATCAGGTGATACCTATTTCACAGCTCATTGGCGAAGGACGTTATCAAAGAAAAATGAGCGAAGTCCCGGTTGAAAAGGTTGCTGAATACGCCTGTGAAGATGCCGATATAACTTTACAACTTGTTGATAAACTCAAAGATGAACTTGAAAAGAGAGATCAATTGAAACTCTGCGAGGAGGTTGAATTTCCACTTGTTGAGGTTCTTGCCCATATGGAGTTCTCAGGTGTTAGATTGGACACCGAACTTTTAAGAGAGATGAGCAAGGAGCTTGATAGAATGCTTGATAATTTAACTCATGAAATTTATCATCTCGCAGGTATAGAGTTTAATATAAATTCACCTCAACAACTTGCGGATGTTCTTTTCAAAAAGTTGAAGCTTCCACCTGTTAAAACAACCAAAACGGGTTATTCAACCGATGTTGAAGTTCTGGAGGAGCTTGCCAAAGAGCATCCTATTGCGGAGAAGCTGCTTGAATATCGCCAAATTCAAAAGTTGAAATCCACTTATGTTGATGCACTTCCAAAACTTGTAAATCCAAAAACCGGTAGAGTTCATACCTCGTTCAATCAAACTGGAACAGCTACAGGTAGGTTATCAAGTAGCGATCCGAATCTTCAAAATATACCAATTAGGACGGAGATTGGGCGGGAGATAAGAAAAGCTTTTGTACCTTCCGAGGCGGACTGGTTTATAATGTCTGCGGATTATTCACAGATTGAACTTCGTATAATGGCGCATCTATCTGGGGATGAAAATTTGATCTCTGCTTTTAGAAAAGGACTTGATATTCACTCATCAACTGCTGCAAGCGTTTTTGGCGTCAAACCAGAGGATGTAAATTATGAGATGAGAAGAAAAGCTAAGGAAGTTAATTTTGGTATTATGTATGGCATAAGTCCGTATGGGCTTTCACAACGGCTTGGGATTCCGCAACCAGAGGCGAAAAAAATAATTGATACATATTTTCAAAAATTTCCCAAAGTTAAAGAATATATTGATAAAACTATTGAAGAAGCCAGACAAAAAGGCTATGTCACAACATTACTTGGGCGAAGAAGATATGTGCCTGATATAAATAGCAGAAATAGAACCGTTCGGGAATTTGCAGAAAGAACAGCTATAAATATGAGAATTCAAGGAACCGCAGCGGATTTAATAAAACTTGCAATGGTTAGAATTTATAACGAGATGAAGAAGCGAAAATTTAAATCTAAAATGATTTTACAAGTACATGATGAGCTTGTTTTTGATGTTGCTCCCGATGAGATTCATACTTTGAAAGAAATAGTTCAAGATAAAATGCAAAACGCACTCCAACTTGATGTACCTCTCGTTGTTGAACTTGGCATAGGTAAAAATTGGTATGAGGCACATGAGTAA
- a CDS encoding acetate kinase, with product MKVLVLNSGSSSIKYQFIETSTREVLAKGQVERIGMDDAVLTHIRADGDTVKISAEILDHNIAIEYVIAVLLSKNHGVIKDKSEIEAIGHRVVHGGETFSGSVLITDEVIEKIKENIELAPLHNPHNLRGILACKRLLPKTPQVAVFDTAFHQKMPEHAFIYGLPYELYKKYKIRRYGFHGTSHRYVSKRAGEILGVPFEQMRLITAHLGNGCSMSAVKYGISVDTTMGFTPLEGLLMGTRSGDLDPAVVLYIMSKEGLTMSEINALLNKHSGLLGISGISSDMREIINEMKNGNHRAKLAFEVFCYRVKKYIGAYAAVMGGVDAIVFTAGIGENSPDVRKKVCEGLEFLGIRIDDEKNNSPEKEKIITTDDSKVKVLVIPTNEELVIALDTAEIVSNCSDVK from the coding sequence ATGAAAGTTCTCGTCCTGAATTCAGGAAGTTCTTCAATCAAATATCAATTCATTGAGACCTCAACTCGCGAGGTTCTTGCCAAGGGTCAAGTTGAAAGAATAGGGATGGATGATGCTGTTTTAACCCATATCAGAGCAGATGGTGACACGGTTAAAATAAGTGCTGAGATACTTGACCATAACATTGCTATTGAATATGTAATAGCTGTTCTTTTGAGCAAAAATCATGGGGTGATAAAGGATAAATCAGAGATTGAGGCAATTGGACATCGTGTTGTTCACGGTGGTGAAACTTTCTCAGGTTCAGTTTTGATAACAGACGAAGTAATTGAAAAGATAAAAGAAAATATTGAACTTGCTCCACTTCACAATCCGCACAATCTTCGTGGAATTTTAGCTTGCAAGCGACTTCTTCCTAAGACACCTCAGGTCGCAGTTTTTGATACCGCTTTCCATCAAAAAATGCCCGAACATGCCTTCATCTATGGCTTGCCTTACGAACTTTACAAAAAATATAAAATCAGAAGATACGGTTTCCATGGAACCTCGCACAGATATGTTTCAAAAAGAGCTGGTGAGATACTTGGAGTTCCATTTGAACAAATGAGGCTCATAACTGCACATCTCGGAAACGGCTGTAGTATGTCGGCAGTGAAATACGGTATTTCAGTTGACACAACAATGGGATTTACACCTCTTGAAGGTTTGCTTATGGGGACACGTTCTGGAGATTTAGACCCTGCGGTCGTCCTTTACATAATGAGCAAAGAGGGATTAACGATGTCTGAGATAAATGCGCTTTTAAATAAACATAGTGGACTTCTTGGAATCTCAGGTATAAGTAGCGATATGCGTGAGATAATAAACGAGATGAAAAATGGAAATCATAGAGCAAAACTTGCCTTTGAAGTTTTCTGTTATCGTGTAAAAAAATACATCGGTGCGTATGCTGCTGTAATGGGAGGGGTTGACGCTATCGTCTTCACAGCAGGAATTGGAGAAAACAGCCCAGATGTAAGGAAAAAAGTTTGCGAAGGACTTGAATTCCTTGGCATCAGAATTGACGATGAAAAAAATAACTCACCAGAGAAAGAAAAAATTATAACAACAGATGATTCAAAAGTCAAAGTTCTCGTAATCCCGACAAATGAGGAACTTGTAATAGCACTTGATACCGCAGAGATAGTAAGTAATTGTTCTGATGTAAAATAA
- a CDS encoding Putative flippase GtrA (transmembrane translocase of bactoprenol-linked glucose), protein MELIFKFIKFSIVGFTGVIVDFSVTFISKEKLKIQKYIANSLGFTLAATNNYILNRIWTFQSKDPAVLVQYGKFFLISLIGLLLNNLIVYLFHGRIKLNFYISKGFATIAVTLWNFFANYKFTFRF, encoded by the coding sequence ATGGAGTTAATTTTTAAATTTATAAAATTCAGCATTGTTGGGTTCACAGGTGTAATAGTTGATTTCAGCGTCACATTCATTTCAAAGGAGAAATTGAAAATTCAAAAATATATCGCAAATAGTCTTGGATTTACGCTTGCTGCGACGAACAATTATATACTTAACAGGATATGGACATTTCAAAGCAAAGATCCTGCGGTTTTGGTTCAATATGGCAAATTTTTTCTTATTTCATTAATTGGTCTGTTGCTGAACAACCTCATCGTTTATCTTTTTCACGGAAGGATAAAGTTGAACTTTTACATCTCAAAAGGATTTGCCACAATTGCTGTGACCTTATGGAATTTCTTTGCAAATTATAAATTCACATTTAGATTTTGA
- a CDS encoding 3-hydroxybutyryl-CoA dehydrogenase — protein sequence MKQNPKDILGSEILSEFKPSTGDLQRIKNVAIIGVGVMGRGIAQAIAQAGFDVIAVEKDDESLNNAKEKLEEALDYEIQRWAMTKSEKKSILSRIEWTTNIEDVKECELVIEAVDEDFDLKKAIFKRLDEICPPHTIFVSNTSTLSLTKISEATKRPDKIIGMHFLNPVPKVPLVELVRALKTSDETFKKVKAFAEQIGKTVVEVYEYPGFVTTRVIVPMLNEAMHVLMEGIATAEGIDTAMKLGYNFQMGPLEMADTMGLDEVLTWMETLYKELGEKYRPCPLLRKLVREGKLGKKTGEGFFKYDEFGRKIT from the coding sequence ATGAAACAAAATCCGAAAGATATTCTTGGATCAGAGATATTAAGTGAATTTAAACCCAGCACCGGAGATTTACAAAGGATAAAAAACGTTGCTATCATTGGTGTTGGTGTAATGGGCAGGGGAATTGCACAAGCGATTGCGCAGGCTGGATTTGATGTGATCGCAGTTGAAAAAGATGACGAATCTTTAAACAACGCAAAAGAAAAACTTGAAGAAGCGCTTGACTATGAAATCCAAAGATGGGCGATGACAAAAAGCGAGAAAAAATCAATTTTATCCAGAATTGAATGGACCACAAACATTGAAGATGTTAAAGAATGTGAACTTGTAATTGAGGCGGTTGATGAAGACTTTGATCTTAAAAAGGCAATTTTTAAAAGGCTTGACGAAATTTGCCCACCACATACTATTTTCGTTTCAAATACATCAACATTGTCGCTGACAAAAATTTCAGAGGCAACAAAACGACCTGACAAAATCATCGGGATGCATTTCCTAAATCCAGTCCCTAAAGTTCCACTTGTTGAACTTGTCCGTGCTCTGAAAACATCTGATGAGACATTTAAAAAAGTTAAAGCCTTCGCAGAACAAATCGGCAAAACCGTGGTTGAGGTTTATGAATACCCAGGATTTGTGACAACACGAGTCATAGTGCCAATGCTAAATGAAGCGATGCATGTTTTAATGGAGGGGATCGCAACAGCAGAAGGAATTGACACAGCGATGAAACTTGGCTATAACTTCCAGATGGGACCCCTTGAAATGGCGGATACAATGGGGCTTGATGAAGTTTTAACTTGGATGGAAACACTTTACAAAGAACTTGGCGAAAAATATAGACCTTGTCCCCTCCTAAGAAAACTTGTCAGAGAGGGTAAACTTGGAAAGAAAACAGGCGAAGGTTTCTTCAAATATGATGAATTTGGGAGGAAAATAACTTGA